The following are from one region of the Bacillus sp. (in: firmicutes) genome:
- a CDS encoding tetratricopeptide repeat protein — MDKEIKNLWISILRHPYLTFEALSDQNIKRWHMFIISYVVGTTSILTRFYLKNASEYLSLSSIIIIAILLGPISGYIRLIIGAFLAKIIGKLFKGKATYDQMLIVNVWSSVPIILTIPIWVIEIIVFGPSLFTEDPYNSISNWTMGFLFIALSFIEFLLEVWSFIIFTIGFCKYHEFKKIKYLFYILNALFLGILTLFIVATTYVDIDTIQFNKNVNQENYDVLLDEVNEKLEKTPDNIELQNEKAFLLISNGELKKGLNLIDLILKKDPVNDTALNNKGWALNELGRYEEAVQVLKKSLSIEPNDAYEYNNLGNAFLNLEEYESAIDAYESVIEFGVTKDFEDVYYGLGVAYYYIEYYEESVNNLQKYLTFVPKDINTYWYMVYAYDESKKTQNAIDTVDKIIKIDPSDIEAYTYKGDILLYSYNEVEALKVYEEIIEMFPEDPHGYYGKAQVLSLQNKSTEAISYLRASFSFDPYYSEYAFTDPVFDPIRESEAFEELISEFSEEYNYIEKYL, encoded by the coding sequence ATGGATAAAGAAATAAAAAACCTATGGATATCTATCTTGAGACATCCGTATTTAACGTTTGAAGCATTGAGCGATCAAAATATTAAAAGATGGCATATGTTTATTATCTCATACGTTGTTGGAACAACGAGTATATTAACAAGGTTTTATTTAAAAAATGCCAGTGAATACTTGTCTCTTTCTAGCATTATTATTATTGCTATCTTACTAGGACCTATTTCAGGGTATATTAGACTTATAATTGGTGCATTTTTAGCAAAAATAATTGGAAAGCTTTTTAAAGGGAAAGCCACATACGATCAGATGCTGATTGTAAATGTATGGTCTTCAGTACCAATAATCTTGACAATCCCAATATGGGTAATTGAAATCATTGTGTTTGGTCCAAGTCTTTTTACAGAGGATCCTTACAACTCGATTTCTAATTGGACTATGGGGTTCCTTTTTATTGCTCTTTCTTTTATTGAATTTTTGTTAGAGGTATGGAGTTTTATCATTTTTACTATAGGTTTTTGTAAATATCATGAATTTAAAAAAATAAAATACTTATTTTACATACTCAATGCTTTATTTTTAGGTATCCTTACTCTTTTTATTGTTGCAACAACCTATGTAGACATAGATACTATCCAATTTAATAAAAATGTGAATCAAGAAAATTATGATGTCTTGCTGGATGAGGTTAATGAGAAATTAGAGAAAACACCCGATAATATAGAACTTCAGAATGAAAAGGCTTTTCTTTTAATAAGTAATGGCGAGTTAAAAAAGGGGCTGAACCTAATAGACCTCATTTTAAAAAAGGACCCTGTAAATGATACAGCTTTAAATAACAAAGGATGGGCATTAAATGAACTAGGTCGCTATGAAGAGGCGGTTCAGGTGTTGAAAAAAAGCCTTTCAATTGAACCGAATGATGCTTACGAATATAACAATCTTGGTAATGCTTTTTTAAATCTAGAAGAATATGAAAGTGCAATAGATGCTTACGAATCAGTGATTGAATTTGGAGTTACAAAAGACTTTGAGGACGTTTACTATGGACTAGGGGTCGCCTATTATTATATAGAATATTATGAAGAATCGGTTAATAACTTGCAAAAATATCTAACGTTTGTTCCTAAGGACATTAATACCTATTGGTACATGGTTTATGCCTACGATGAAAGCAAAAAAACGCAAAATGCTATTGACACTGTTGATAAGATTATAAAAATAGATCCATCAGATATTGAGGCTTATACATACAAAGGCGATATTTTGCTCTATAGTTATAATGAAGTAGAGGCTTTAAAGGTATATGAGGAAATCATTGAAATGTTCCCTGAAGATCCTCATGGATATTACGGAAAAGCCCAAGTTTTATCTTTACAAAATAAATCAACAGAAGCTATTTCCTATCTAAGAGCGTCATTTTCATTTGATCCTTATTATAGCGAATATGCTTTTACAGACCCGGTGTTTGATCCTATAAGAGAAAGTGAAGCATTTGAGGAACTTATTTCTGAATTTAGCGAGGAATATAACTATATAGAGAAGTACCTGTGA
- a CDS encoding sigma-70 family RNA polymerase sigma factor has protein sequence MNIVKLVKKAKKGSKEALLQLIMAEKDAYYRLAFTYMGNSHDAMDAMEEMIVTLYEKIDQLKKEEAFYSWSKTILVNHCKSLLRKQKKLVFLDDLDSTNERDIEHAVDTDPHTSSDQQMDIQQLLFHLNEHQKEAIQLKYFHDLDYQTIAVITNVSIGTVKSRIFQGLKKLREHYRGDGNE, from the coding sequence ATGAATATTGTTAAATTAGTGAAAAAAGCGAAAAAGGGCAGTAAAGAAGCATTACTCCAACTAATTATGGCTGAAAAAGATGCTTATTATCGGCTTGCTTTCACCTACATGGGGAATTCGCATGATGCGATGGATGCAATGGAGGAAATGATTGTTACATTATATGAAAAGATTGATCAACTAAAGAAGGAAGAAGCTTTTTATAGCTGGAGCAAAACGATTTTAGTGAATCATTGTAAATCATTGCTTCGTAAGCAAAAAAAGCTGGTGTTTTTGGATGATTTGGATTCAACGAATGAGCGGGACATTGAACATGCTGTGGATACGGATCCTCATACAAGTAGTGATCAACAAATGGATATTCAACAGCTTCTCTTCCATTTAAATGAACATCAGAAAGAAGCGATTCAATTAAAATATTTTCATGATCTCGACTACCAAACTATCGCTGTTATCACAAATGTTTCAATTGGTACCGTTAAATCAAGAATTTTTCAAGGATTGAAAAAGCTTAGAGAACATTATCGAGGTGATGGGAATGAATAA
- a CDS encoding DUF4179 domain-containing protein, with product MNNIEKRLAEEKERIDSITAPEEVEMRLSRALKKIPPKRKKLIAPILKIAVALFFVAIISYQYNALAFYGKKLIGFDEVMTGTLQQLNEEGKGQIVEKKIVLEDGTNFIINGIMTDANQLVMYYTVANPKGVDYFSSDPFSGSRITGFLTNSNRGGGWASINENQAEIKGTMSFDPVSPFSKKLTFHYWQHQQNGQMKEESVTFPYNPNKAMQTEVKQRIKKTLKVDKGTITFDSITATPTMTVIAGTLNVKNFDRVHSALFGVELIANGVPVETLGSGSSSSFMGTRFDIRYDRLPKPLKSLELVMKEFVGYQVLGEKIPLISAGTDERIALNGKELWVKDVSATSRGVEITIATDQDVMLDGVSIEIQNESIPLTTTVNQNLIKKENGQELKERTLLFDTKEKPEYLLIRGMHYMKQYNKKIVIPVS from the coding sequence ATGAATAATATTGAGAAACGATTAGCTGAAGAGAAGGAGCGCATCGATTCAATCACAGCACCGGAAGAAGTAGAAATGAGATTAAGCAGGGCTCTTAAGAAAATTCCTCCAAAAAGAAAGAAACTTATAGCACCTATTTTGAAAATTGCAGTAGCCTTATTTTTTGTGGCCATTATTAGTTATCAATACAATGCTTTAGCTTTTTATGGAAAGAAACTAATCGGATTTGACGAAGTGATGACAGGTACGTTGCAACAACTTAATGAAGAAGGTAAGGGACAAATTGTAGAAAAAAAGATAGTACTTGAAGACGGAACAAATTTTATCATTAATGGGATTATGACCGATGCCAATCAATTGGTGATGTATTACACAGTAGCTAATCCAAAGGGAGTAGATTATTTCTCTAGCGACCCTTTTTCAGGTTCGAGAATCACTGGTTTTTTAACAAACTCGAATAGAGGCGGAGGTTGGGCATCAATAAATGAGAATCAAGCAGAGATAAAAGGAACGATGTCGTTTGATCCAGTAAGTCCATTCTCAAAAAAATTGACGTTCCACTATTGGCAACATCAACAGAACGGCCAAATGAAAGAAGAAAGTGTTACGTTTCCTTATAATCCAAACAAAGCGATGCAAACCGAAGTGAAACAGCGGATAAAGAAAACATTGAAAGTTGACAAAGGGACGATTACGTTCGATTCGATAACAGCTACACCAACGATGACAGTCATTGCTGGGACGTTAAATGTTAAGAATTTTGATAGAGTGCACTCCGCCTTGTTTGGGGTTGAATTGATTGCAAATGGTGTACCTGTAGAAACACTCGGTAGTGGCAGTAGCTCATCATTTATGGGCACTAGGTTTGATATCCGTTACGATCGATTGCCTAAACCGTTAAAATCACTTGAATTAGTTATGAAAGAGTTTGTAGGCTATCAAGTGCTTGGAGAAAAGATTCCCCTTATTTCCGCAGGTACTGATGAACGGATTGCTCTTAATGGGAAGGAACTATGGGTGAAGGATGTGTCTGCGACATCACGAGGAGTTGAGATTACAATTGCTACGGATCAGGACGTAATGCTTGATGGTGTTTCTATTGAAATTCAAAACGAATCAATCCCATTAACAACGACAGTAAACCAAAATCTTATTAAGAAAGAAAACGGACAGGAATTGAAAGAGCGCACGCTGTTATTTGACACAAAAGAAAAGCCAGAATACTTACTAATTAGAGGGATGCACTACATGAAACAGTATAATAAAAAAATTGTGATTCCAGTTAGTTAA
- a CDS encoding YbjQ family protein — MIIVTTENIVNHKVIEIKGPVFGLTVRARGLGKDIVASLKGLVGGEINQYTEMLEDARKQAIDRMVKNANSMGANAIVMMRFDSGEIGQNMSEIIAYGTAVVVEPV; from the coding sequence ATGATTATTGTAACAACAGAAAATATTGTCAATCACAAAGTCATTGAAATTAAAGGACCTGTATTCGGATTAACGGTCCGTGCACGTGGTCTCGGAAAAGATATTGTGGCTTCCTTAAAGGGACTCGTAGGCGGAGAAATTAACCAATATACTGAAATGCTAGAAGATGCACGAAAACAAGCAATCGATCGAATGGTTAAAAACGCAAATTCAATGGGAGCCAATGCCATTGTAATGATGCGCTTTGATTCTGGTGAAATCGGCCAAAATATGAGTGAAATCATTGCATACGGTACAGCTGTAGTCGTAGAACCGGTATAA
- a CDS encoding methylmalonyl-CoA mutase — protein sequence MKTEKETKFDLTQFCEFPFPDIEEWKETAEQSLKGKPFETLLTNTYEGIQLKPLYVKKDVEGLEHMNDLPGEGSFVRGTDYLRNSAKAWDIAQEITGGSPKAFNEAVIQDVERGQTMVNLAVDEATKRGYDPDEAGEELIGLNGVPVSTMKDLEAALAGIDLKEHRLFMQTGISTLPLYASFIALMKKQNNRIHDLEAYIGVDPIGSIAATGSSQLGIKRLYNAMAQLTKWSNENTPNIKTIYVQGEVYHNAGASATEELAFALATAVEYISEMVERGLTIDEIAKQIYFSFAVGSNVFMEIAKLRAARLLWSKIVESFGGSKDAQKMYIHARTSSWTKTVYDPYVNMLRTTTEAFAGAVGGANSMHVSPFDEAIRASDTFSRRIARNTQIILQEESYLNKIVDPAGGSWYVESLTDAVAKKAWELFQEIEKNGGMYEALKAGLIQQIISKTANKKKNNIENRKDRIVGTNMYPNLDEKPLQVREVFEDAKAVTIEACKSLKSENRENVKAALSEAKAAVTNEEQLLPALINAAAEGATVGEMINLLAENCKGAKVDKLVAQRMSEGFEQLRTASENYKEKTGEYPKVFFVNLGPIPKHKARADFSANFFAAGGFEAVRNNGYETAEEAVEAAVHSGLNIVIICGTDEQYEQFVPAIAKELKNKRQDVYILVAGKPAAELEQQYVEAGVNEFIHVKSNCYQTLAKLQERKGVN from the coding sequence ATGAAAACAGAAAAAGAAACGAAGTTTGACTTAACCCAATTTTGTGAATTTCCTTTTCCTGATATCGAAGAGTGGAAGGAAACAGCTGAACAGTCGTTAAAAGGAAAACCGTTTGAAACCTTATTAACAAATACATATGAAGGAATTCAGTTAAAACCTTTATATGTAAAAAAGGATGTTGAAGGTCTAGAGCATATGAATGACCTTCCAGGTGAAGGATCATTCGTAAGAGGAACAGACTATTTGCGTAATTCAGCTAAAGCATGGGACATTGCCCAAGAAATAACAGGTGGAAGTCCTAAAGCTTTTAATGAGGCAGTTATTCAAGATGTCGAGCGTGGACAAACAATGGTAAATTTAGCTGTCGATGAAGCGACAAAAAGAGGCTATGATCCAGATGAAGCAGGAGAAGAGCTTATTGGCTTAAACGGTGTCCCCGTTTCCACAATGAAGGACTTAGAAGCTGCATTAGCAGGCATTGACCTTAAAGAACACCGCTTATTTATGCAAACAGGGATTAGTACACTTCCTTTATATGCTAGCTTTATTGCATTGATGAAGAAACAAAATAATCGCATTCACGATCTAGAAGCGTATATCGGTGTAGATCCAATTGGCTCAATTGCTGCTACTGGAAGTTCTCAACTTGGAATAAAACGACTATATAATGCAATGGCACAGTTAACAAAATGGTCAAATGAGAACACACCAAATATTAAGACCATTTATGTTCAAGGTGAGGTTTATCATAATGCTGGCGCAAGTGCTACCGAAGAATTAGCTTTCGCTCTTGCAACAGCAGTTGAATATATTTCTGAGATGGTAGAGCGTGGTTTAACAATTGATGAAATTGCTAAACAAATATATTTTTCATTTGCTGTGGGCTCAAATGTTTTTATGGAAATTGCCAAGCTTCGTGCAGCAAGACTGTTATGGTCAAAAATTGTTGAGAGCTTCGGTGGCAGTAAAGATGCGCAAAAAATGTATATCCATGCCCGCACATCAAGCTGGACAAAAACAGTTTATGACCCATATGTGAATATGCTACGCACGACAACAGAGGCATTTGCTGGAGCTGTTGGTGGTGCTAACAGCATGCATGTTTCTCCATTTGATGAAGCAATTCGAGCAAGCGACACATTCTCACGCCGCATCGCTCGCAACACGCAAATTATTTTACAAGAAGAATCATATTTGAACAAAATCGTTGACCCTGCAGGCGGCTCTTGGTATGTAGAGTCACTGACAGATGCAGTTGCCAAAAAAGCTTGGGAGCTTTTCCAAGAGATTGAAAAGAATGGCGGCATGTATGAAGCGTTAAAAGCTGGTTTAATACAGCAAATCATTTCTAAAACAGCTAATAAAAAGAAAAATAACATAGAAAATCGTAAGGACCGTATCGTTGGCACGAATATGTATCCTAATTTAGATGAGAAACCGCTACAAGTTAGAGAAGTCTTCGAAGATGCTAAAGCTGTAACGATTGAAGCATGTAAATCTTTAAAGTCCGAAAATCGTGAAAATGTTAAAGCGGCGTTAAGTGAAGCGAAAGCTGCCGTTACAAATGAGGAGCAACTATTACCAGCTCTCATCAATGCAGCAGCAGAAGGTGCTACGGTTGGAGAAATGATTAATCTTTTAGCTGAAAACTGTAAAGGAGCTAAGGTGGACAAGCTTGTTGCTCAGCGCATGTCAGAAGGCTTTGAACAGCTTAGAACAGCTTCTGAAAATTATAAAGAAAAAACAGGTGAATATCCGAAAGTTTTCTTTGTTAATCTTGGACCGATTCCAAAGCATAAAGCGAGGGCTGATTTCTCAGCTAATTTTTTTGCTGCAGGTGGCTTTGAAGCGGTAAGAAACAATGGCTACGAAACTGCAGAAGAAGCAGTTGAAGCTGCTGTTCATTCAGGTTTAAATATCGTTATCATTTGCGGTACGGATGAGCAGTATGAACAATTTGTACCAGCGATTGCAAAAGAACTTAAAAATAAGCGGCAAGATGTTTATATTTTGGTAGCAGGAAAACCAGCTGCTGAGCTTGAACAGCAATATGTTGAAGCTGGCGTTAATGAGTTTATCCACGTTAAATCTAACTGCTATCAAACTCTTGCGAAATTGCAAGAGCGTAAGGGGGTTAACTAA